From Paralcaligenes sp. KSB-10:
GCCTCTTTATTTTTTCGTAGTATCGTATACAATTCTACGAAACCTAAGCGCTGAGAGAACAAAATGGACTGGCTATTCAACGAAGTTGCCGATACCGAATTTGAAGAAATCAGGAACACGTCGCTGGGCAAGCTGGTGCGCGATCAGTTGCTCAGCCAGATTCTGTCAGGCGTTTTCCTGCCCGGCCAGGCACTGAGGGAATCGGACCTGGTCGACCGCCTGAAGGTTTCGCGTGCGCCGGTACGCGAAGCACTGCGCGAACTGGAAAGCTCGGGCCTGGTGGTGTCGAAAAAGCATTCGGGCGTTTATGTGCGCGAACTCAGCAACAGCGAAGTCCGCGATCTTTACGACTTTCGCGCCCTGCTCGACAGTCATGCGGGCCTGGTCGTTTCGCAACTGCCTACCGAACGCCGGCACGAATTGGTCAAGGAGCTCGAAGCCAGGACCGAAGCCATGGATGCCGCCAACCAGGAAAAGAATTCGCAGGCCTATTACCGCGAAAACTTGCGGTTCCACTGGCTGTTCATCGAATACGCCGGCAACCGGGAAATCGCCAAGACCTACCGCGAAGTCATCCAGAAACTGCACTTGTCGCGGCTGAAGAACCTGTCTACGGAATCGTACCGGGAAATGTCCATTGCCGAGCACAAGCAAATCGTCAAGGCAATCTACGATTCCAAAACCATTGCGCATGCCAATTACTGCGCAGAACTGCTAAGCCACCATGTCATCAATGCCTACGACAGGCTTTCGACTCTGGCCTAATCAATCCCATTATTTTTATAACATCCACCGACTCAGGAGACTAGCAGCATGAGTATGAATCGCCGTTCCTTTTTGTTGAGCAGCGCCGCAGTAATGAGCTTGCCCCGCCTGTCTTTCGCCGCCTCGAAATACCCTAATCACGCACTGACCTACGTCGTACCGGTCGCCCCCGGAGGCGGCAGCGATTATGTAGGGCGCACGGTCACTCACGAATGGGGCAAGGAACTGGGTGAAACCTTTATCGTAGAAAACCAGGGCGGCGGCGGCGGAATCATCGCCTGCCAGAAAGTGGCGCGCGCCGAGCCCAACGGCTATACCCTGATGCAAGGCTATGTGGCCACCCTGGCCACCAGCCCGGCAACACGAAAAGTTCCCTACGACCCCATGCGCGACTTCACGCAGATCGGCATGATAGGCGGCACGCCCAACGTGCTGGTCGTCAATGCCAAATTGCCGATCAAGAACTTCCAGGATTTCGTCGCCTACACCAAAGAACACGGCGATCGCGTCAGCTATGGCTCGGCCGGCGTCGGCTCCCTTACCCATCTCCTGATGGAACTGCTGAAGCAGCAACTGGGCTCGAAAATGGTCCACATCAGCTACAAAGGGATTTCCCCGGCATTCACCGATCTGATTTCCGGCCAGACCCAGGCCATGTTTCCCGGCCTCGCCGCGTCGGTTCCTCATCTGAAATCGGGAAGCGTCCGGGCGATTGCCATCACCGGCAAAACACGCAATCCGGGCTTTAAAGACATACCGACTCTGGAAGAGCTGGGCATCAAGGGATTCGAAGATACCCTGCAATGGTATGGCGTATCGGGCCCGGCAGGCATCGATGGCGGCATTGTAAAAATACTGAACGACAGCCTGAATAAAGTGCTGGCCGTGCCCGATCTTGCCAAAAAACTGGATGTCGAAGCGATTATTCCGATGCCCATGTCCGCGGCGGAATTCGCCGATTACGCGAAACGCGACCTCGATCGCTGGACGCGCCTGGCCAAACAACAACATATTACCTTGAACTCCTGATCGTCCTAACCCCCTACAGTGAAGTGACATTTATGGCTCGCAATACCCAGGTCCATGCCGACCTAAACGCCCCTCCCATCACCAGCCTATTGGCTGAATATATTGTCAAGCATCCCTCGCGCGGCTGGGGAGACGAAGTTGAGCACGAGGCGCATCGTACATTCATGAACTGGCTGGGCTGCGCAATCGGGGCTGCCCATCATGAAGCCGCCCAGGCTGCGCTCCAGGCAATTCAGGTACTCGAACCCTCGGCGCAGGCAAGCATCCTGGGCCGAAAGGAAAAAGTCGATATCGGCAGTGCGGCGTTGATCAACGGCATCACTTCACACACCTTCGACTTTGACGACACTC
This genomic window contains:
- a CDS encoding GntR family transcriptional regulator, translated to MDWLFNEVADTEFEEIRNTSLGKLVRDQLLSQILSGVFLPGQALRESDLVDRLKVSRAPVREALRELESSGLVVSKKHSGVYVRELSNSEVRDLYDFRALLDSHAGLVVSQLPTERRHELVKELEARTEAMDAANQEKNSQAYYRENLRFHWLFIEYAGNREIAKTYREVIQKLHLSRLKNLSTESYREMSIAEHKQIVKAIYDSKTIAHANYCAELLSHHVINAYDRLSTLA
- a CDS encoding Bug family tripartite tricarboxylate transporter substrate binding protein — its product is MSMNRRSFLLSSAAVMSLPRLSFAASKYPNHALTYVVPVAPGGGSDYVGRTVTHEWGKELGETFIVENQGGGGGIIACQKVARAEPNGYTLMQGYVATLATSPATRKVPYDPMRDFTQIGMIGGTPNVLVVNAKLPIKNFQDFVAYTKEHGDRVSYGSAGVGSLTHLLMELLKQQLGSKMVHISYKGISPAFTDLISGQTQAMFPGLAASVPHLKSGSVRAIAITGKTRNPGFKDIPTLEELGIKGFEDTLQWYGVSGPAGIDGGIVKILNDSLNKVLAVPDLAKKLDVEAIIPMPMSAAEFADYAKRDLDRWTRLAKQQHITLNS